The Wolbachia endosymbiont of Ctenocephalides felis wCfeT genome includes a region encoding these proteins:
- a CDS encoding sensor histidine kinase — protein sequence MYKLNQLILSALKKTKIIVLFSSIFIILFSVAYCNYLLKKSFISSCRNSSVNLKSVLENGIIKKYHYLLIEKHHVEYKNFDYINQLVRLRAELLQSVAKAKDFSIILYDQNSRIMFSNFNIQDHDDEQLLTDDEVDKLLNNQEIFYTTDDILTSIFPIFYENNTKPSFFLKIIRNYNNSYVTVYSLFLISISSLLIILILVMFYLHFSNTQMLVKQYKTNIELQHIKEALEQENANKLKFFASVTHELRTPLNAIIGFAELIKNETGGSMDNSHYKEYADEIYNAGTHLLSLINDVLDFSKAESSSLTVEKVKFNLNKIIDSCVNMLLPKFKENGINLQRDMPNKQLLVIADPKRMKQVIINLLSNSIKFTPKDGLIKMVIKEDIEKNLLTIEFRDNGIGIMQQDIYKVMSVFGQADSGYRNEGTGIGLPLSKKLVELMGGTFNIKSEANLGTTITLNFFYEEQTCEDLVDF from the coding sequence ATGTATAAGTTAAATCAGTTAATATTATCTGCACTGAAGAAGACAAAAATTATTGTTTTGTTCTCATCAATTTTTATAATTTTATTTAGTGTAGCATACTGCAATTATTTGCTCAAAAAGAGTTTTATCTCTTCTTGCCGCAATTCAAGTGTAAATCTAAAAAGCGTACTGGAAAATGGCATAATAAAAAAATATCACTACTTATTAATAGAGAAACATCATGTGGAGTACAAAAATTTTGACTATATCAATCAACTAGTAAGGCTTCGTGCTGAATTATTACAATCAGTCGCCAAAGCAAAGGATTTTAGCATAATATTATATGATCAGAACAGTAGAATAATGTTTAGCAATTTCAATATTCAAGATCATGATGATGAGCAATTACTCACAGATGATGAAGTTGATAAGTTATTAAACAACCAAGAAATATTTTATACTACAGACGATATATTAACCTCTATTTTCCCTATATTCTATGAAAATAATACCAAGCCATCGTTTTTTTTGAAGATTATTCGAAATTATAATAATTCTTATGTTACGGTATATAGCCTATTTCTAATATCTATAAGCTCGCTGCTAATAATTTTAATATTAGTTATGTTCTACTTGCACTTTTCTAATACTCAAATGTTAGTTAAGCAGTATAAAACTAATATTGAACTACAGCATATAAAAGAGGCGCTGGAGCAAGAAAATGCAAATAAGCTAAAATTTTTTGCAAGTGTAACTCATGAATTGCGTACGCCTCTTAATGCTATTATTGGATTTGCAGAATTGATTAAAAATGAAACTGGAGGTTCAATGGACAATTCTCACTATAAAGAGTACGCTGATGAGATATACAATGCAGGAACGCACTTACTTTCTTTAATTAACGATGTGCTAGATTTTTCAAAAGCTGAATCAAGTAGCTTAACAGTAGAAAAAGTAAAGTTTAACCTGAATAAAATAATAGATTCATGTGTGAATATGCTGCTACCTAAATTTAAGGAAAACGGAATTAATCTACAAAGGGATATGCCTAACAAGCAATTGCTAGTTATTGCAGATCCCAAACGAATGAAGCAAGTTATAATAAACTTACTATCAAATTCAATTAAATTTACTCCAAAAGATGGATTGATAAAAATGGTAATTAAGGAGGACATAGAAAAAAATTTATTAACTATTGAATTTCGTGATAATGGCATAGGGATAATGCAACAGGATATATACAAGGTTATGTCTGTTTTTGGCCAAGCCGATTCAGGATATAGAAATGAAGGCACAGGTATTGGATTACCACTGAGCAAAAAATTAGTGGAACTAATGGGTGGAACTTTCAATATCAAAAGCGAAGCAAATCTTGGCACTACGATAACGTTGAACTTCTTTTACGAGGAACAGACGTGCGAAGATCTGGTTGATTTTTAG
- the thiS gene encoding sulfur carrier protein ThiS, translating into MNTTLKDFLLEIKEEVVIPFAASINKEFIPQAHYESTILKDHDEVELVIPMQGG; encoded by the coding sequence GTGAATACTACACTTAAGGATTTTTTATTGGAGATCAAAGAAGAAGTAGTAATACCTTTTGCTGCTTCTATTAATAAAGAATTTATTCCTCAAGCACACTACGAAAGCACCATTCTTAAGGATCATGACGAAGTGGAATTAGTTATACCTATGCAAGGAGGTTAA
- a CDS encoding HesA/MoeB/ThiF family protein, whose translation MIDYNHFSSEELQRYKRHLSLKSVGCSGQTKLKRARVLCIGAGGIGSSLSIYLAAAGIGTLGIIDDDSVEISNLHRQILFSTSDINRNKAITAQERLKKLNPDINVKIYTERLTIKNAEEIFRQYDIIADGSDNFETRYLVNYICIALQKINVAASASEFKGHCTIFVPFKYPCYNCIFPANQGEESLLNCSETGILGVVPGILGMIQAAEIIKLILDIGSPLIGKLLQVDVLMMDYKIYSLTKNTACQLCNSKDLPPFSYTSNSSCLNEAIITARELQEYVNKPTVLLLDVREPEEHECYNLGGINIPLSQLPGKIKINSQYELIVTYCHSGKRSFQAVTILKKLGFSNVKSLVGGIREWLAIRKFDASI comes from the coding sequence ATGATCGATTACAACCACTTTTCAAGTGAAGAATTACAGAGATATAAACGTCATTTATCGTTAAAATCAGTTGGATGTTCAGGCCAAACAAAACTCAAAAGGGCTAGAGTACTGTGCATCGGAGCAGGAGGAATCGGAAGTTCATTGTCAATCTATTTAGCGGCTGCAGGTATTGGAACGCTAGGAATTATAGATGATGATTCAGTGGAGATTTCAAACTTACACAGACAGATCTTATTTAGCACCTCTGATATTAATAGAAATAAGGCTATCACAGCTCAGGAAAGACTTAAAAAATTAAATCCTGACATTAATGTTAAAATTTATACGGAGAGGTTAACAATCAAAAATGCAGAAGAGATTTTTAGGCAATATGACATCATTGCAGATGGAAGTGATAATTTTGAAACTCGCTATTTGGTTAATTACATTTGTATCGCTCTGCAAAAAATTAATGTTGCTGCAAGCGCTTCAGAATTTAAGGGTCATTGTACAATTTTTGTTCCTTTTAAATATCCTTGTTATAATTGTATTTTCCCTGCCAATCAAGGTGAAGAAAGCTTGTTGAATTGCAGTGAAACCGGAATATTAGGTGTTGTACCGGGAATCTTGGGAATGATACAAGCAGCTGAAATTATTAAATTAATTTTAGATATAGGATCTCCTCTAATTGGCAAACTTCTTCAAGTAGACGTGTTAATGATGGACTATAAGATTTATTCCCTAACTAAAAATACCGCTTGTCAATTATGTAATAGCAAAGATCTCCCTCCTTTTTCTTACACGAGCAATTCTTCCTGTTTAAATGAAGCGATTATCACTGCCAGAGAATTACAAGAGTACGTAAATAAGCCTACAGTTCTATTATTAGATGTGCGAGAACCAGAAGAGCATGAGTGCTACAACTTAGGTGGAATTAATATTCCTCTCTCTCAACTACCAGGAAAGATTAAAATAAATAGTCAGTACGAACTAATAGTTACTTATTGCCATTCAGGTAAGCGTAGTTTTCAAGCTGTTACAATTTTAAAAAAACTTGGTTTCTCTAACGTAAAAAGCCTAGTTGGTGGTATACGGGAGTGGCTAGCTATAAGGAAGTTTGATGCAAGTATATGA
- a CDS encoding ankyrin repeat domain-containing protein produces the protein MYGQELSGIFKERYGLDSIKKIKAKVLIADKKAFDEWKGRGFNVNYQFSGGKTLLHMAADYLNVPAFKTLVREGKGAGLDVRDNSRKLPLDYAKRYAIKIVLSSLGLILCTIAIPAVYIFALSKIATKEITRSDNALFFLGFIFTLVLTALFLVFTIKEIRDDVRDYKASKSIVEEAKLKKDQEENPAADMKENSPLNDAKEEPNTGLEKADLEKIDKSLENEGNNATQTEFSHA, from the coding sequence ATGTACGGACAAGAATTATCAGGAATATTTAAAGAAAGATATGGTTTAGACTCGATTAAAAAAATAAAAGCTAAGGTACTAATAGCAGATAAAAAGGCATTTGATGAGTGGAAAGGACGTGGTTTTAATGTAAATTACCAGTTTAGTGGTGGTAAGACATTATTACATATGGCAGCTGATTATTTAAATGTGCCAGCATTTAAAACCCTTGTAAGAGAAGGAAAAGGAGCAGGGCTTGACGTGAGAGATAATTCTAGAAAGCTTCCTTTGGATTATGCAAAGCGTTATGCAATTAAAATAGTACTCTCATCTTTAGGTTTAATATTATGTACTATAGCAATACCTGCTGTGTATATTTTTGCTTTATCAAAAATAGCGACTAAAGAGATAACTAGATCAGATAATGCATTATTTTTTCTAGGCTTTATATTTACTTTGGTTTTAACAGCTTTGTTTTTAGTTTTTACTATTAAAGAAATTAGGGATGATGTTCGCGATTACAAAGCATCAAAGTCTATCGTTGAAGAAGCTAAGCTTAAAAAAGATCAGGAAGAAAACCCTGCTGCAGATATGAAGGAAAATTCCCCTTTGAATGATGCAAAGGAGGAGCCTAACACTGGCTTGGAGAAAGCTGACTTGGAGAAAATTGATAAGTCTTTAGAAAATGAAGGAAACAATGCTACCCAGACTGAATTTTCCCACGCGTAA
- a CDS encoding thiazole synthase: MEWKIGNQVLKSRLLLGTALYPSPSIMQEAIKASKCEIVTVSLRRQVPDKQGGKAFWHYIKGLGRRILPNTAGCRLAEEVITIAEMSREIFDTSWIKLEVIGDDYNLQPNPFELVKAAQELVRRGFVVFPYCTDDLIACQKLVEVGCQILMPWGAPIGSGQGLLNPYALTVLRERLPNITLIVDAGIGTPSHAAQAMELGYDGVLLNSAVALALDPIGMAKAFCLAVQSGRRAFKAGIMPKRNIANTSTPLIDTPFWKQGAIK; the protein is encoded by the coding sequence ATGGAGTGGAAAATAGGAAATCAAGTACTGAAGAGCAGGCTGCTTTTAGGTACAGCATTATATCCATCTCCTTCTATTATGCAGGAAGCTATAAAGGCTTCCAAGTGTGAAATTGTAACTGTTTCTTTAAGAAGGCAGGTACCAGACAAACAAGGAGGAAAAGCTTTTTGGCATTATATAAAAGGGCTGGGGCGCCGAATACTACCAAATACTGCTGGATGCAGATTAGCAGAAGAAGTGATTACAATTGCTGAAATGTCGCGAGAAATTTTCGACACAAGTTGGATCAAGTTGGAGGTTATAGGTGATGACTATAATTTACAACCTAATCCTTTCGAATTAGTAAAAGCCGCTCAAGAGCTTGTTAGACGTGGTTTTGTGGTCTTTCCATATTGCACTGATGATTTAATAGCATGTCAAAAACTAGTTGAAGTAGGCTGTCAAATATTGATGCCGTGGGGTGCTCCTATTGGTTCAGGACAAGGTTTACTTAACCCCTACGCACTCACAGTACTTAGGGAACGTTTACCTAATATCACGCTAATTGTTGATGCTGGTATTGGTACCCCTTCTCATGCGGCGCAGGCTATGGAACTAGGATATGATGGGGTACTGCTCAATAGTGCAGTTGCACTTGCACTCGATCCTATAGGAATGGCAAAAGCATTTTGTCTGGCAGTACAATCAGGTAGACGAGCTTTTAAAGCCGGAATTATGCCTAAAAGAAACATAGCAAACACTAGTACCCCATTAATCGATACGCCATTTTGGAAGCAAGGAGCAATAAAATGA
- a CDS encoding DciA family protein: MLKQRGPKKLKSIVEMCALKCMKSKISKNEILLILNWRNIVGKEIAECTRPKKILYAQNINSGVLHLIVTNGSKALEIQHMISLIIEKITIFFGYKAVYGIKIKQESIDYQAK; encoded by the coding sequence ATGCTTAAGCAAAGAGGACCAAAAAAGTTAAAATCTATTGTAGAGATGTGTGCACTAAAGTGTATGAAAAGCAAGATCAGTAAAAATGAAATACTTCTTATTTTAAATTGGAGAAACATAGTTGGAAAAGAAATAGCAGAGTGCACAAGGCCAAAAAAGATCTTATATGCACAGAATATCAATTCTGGTGTATTACACCTTATTGTAACAAATGGCAGTAAGGCATTGGAAATTCAGCATATGATTTCTCTGATTATAGAAAAAATCACAATATTTTTTGGCTATAAGGCAGTATATGGGATAAAAATCAAGCAAGAAAGTATTGACTATCAAGCGAAATAG
- the thiE gene encoding thiamine phosphate synthase encodes MKKPIVWTIAELSSGEIGIQSDIKVFNTFEVESYSVVTAITAQNSHKVPDITFTASAVINAQITELEKPKSIKLGMLGPMSIMQEISSFLKRYNGYVVCDPVILSLDGVPLLNWDDKNYLIENIIPYVDLLILSILEVEELLDCTIKNSTDIEKAARRLLNYGKQSVLIKGRNGLSRCCQDYWADGKQQYWITIDSRRKNHNSGNILSATITACLALGYSLSDALVIGKSYVSQETRVACQTAIQHNWLTSHEDLPWITKSAHEGVNQPNFPQCDLEALAFCPIVNSSYWLERLFVIGIQTIQLRIKGLQGKELEDEIRTGVEIAQKYKAKLFINDHWELAIRYNAYGIHLGQEDLISADCKAIAQAGMRLGISTHSYHELARAYALRPSYIAYGPIFPTTSKQMFFAPQGTSNLKRCRKLLKCSLVAIGGITIDNLLSVLECKVDGVAVISAVLSSIDPEQAALKFLKICKQAFSLRQKQ; translated from the coding sequence ATGAAAAAACCTATTGTGTGGACTATAGCTGAGTTAAGTTCAGGGGAAATTGGTATTCAGAGTGATATAAAAGTCTTCAACACTTTTGAGGTCGAAAGCTATTCCGTAGTTACTGCTATAACAGCACAAAATAGTCATAAAGTGCCAGATATAACATTTACTGCTTCTGCAGTTATAAACGCTCAAATTACTGAGTTAGAGAAACCAAAGTCTATTAAGCTTGGTATGCTAGGCCCTATGTCAATTATGCAGGAGATATCCTCTTTTCTAAAGCGCTATAATGGGTATGTTGTATGTGATCCAGTTATTTTATCTTTAGATGGTGTGCCATTATTAAATTGGGATGATAAAAATTATTTAATTGAAAATATTATACCTTACGTTGATCTGTTAATACTTTCCATTTTAGAAGTTGAAGAATTATTAGATTGTACCATTAAGAATTCCACTGATATAGAAAAAGCAGCCAGAAGATTGTTAAATTACGGAAAGCAAAGTGTCTTAATCAAGGGTAGAAATGGTTTGAGCAGGTGTTGCCAAGACTACTGGGCAGATGGAAAGCAGCAATACTGGATTACTATTGATAGCAGGAGAAAAAATCACAACTCCGGAAATATTTTATCTGCTACTATAACAGCTTGTTTGGCTTTGGGCTATAGTTTGTCTGATGCTCTTGTGATTGGAAAATCCTATGTAAGCCAGGAAACAAGAGTGGCTTGTCAGACTGCTATTCAGCACAACTGGCTAACATCACATGAAGATTTACCATGGATTACTAAATCAGCACATGAAGGAGTGAATCAACCCAACTTTCCTCAATGCGATTTAGAAGCGTTAGCCTTTTGCCCCATAGTCAACTCCAGTTACTGGTTGGAAAGACTTTTTGTTATAGGTATTCAAACTATCCAGCTACGCATTAAGGGTCTTCAAGGAAAAGAACTTGAAGATGAAATAAGAACAGGCGTTGAGATTGCTCAAAAGTATAAAGCTAAACTATTCATTAATGATCACTGGGAATTAGCTATAAGGTATAATGCGTACGGTATACATTTAGGGCAAGAGGACCTAATAAGCGCTGATTGTAAAGCTATTGCGCAAGCTGGAATGAGGCTAGGGATAAGTACTCATAGCTATCATGAATTAGCAAGAGCTTACGCTCTAAGGCCATCCTATATAGCTTATGGTCCAATTTTTCCAACTACTTCTAAACAAATGTTTTTTGCACCACAGGGAACATCTAATTTGAAGCGCTGTCGTAAGCTTTTAAAGTGCTCTCTAGTAGCCATTGGGGGAATCACTATTGATAACTTACTATCCGTCTTAGAATGCAAAGTAGATGGAGTTGCTGTCATTTCTGCTGTATTGAGCAGTATAGATCCGGAGCAAGCTGCTCTGAAGTTTTTAAAAATTTGTAAACAGGCATTTTCACTAAGGCAAAAACAATGA
- the thiO gene encoding glycine oxidase ThiO, with translation MRSVGIVGAGIIGRLLALNLLQNGWHVTLFDIDDQEGKASCSYAAAGMLSPLFELEKADSIIHSVGVKSINLWRSILPTLGQSVYFQNKGSLILAHAQDVNELARIKGQIEAKLYISLKVLTHDEISKLEPALSHWSSNGLYCDFGGQIDNRMLLAALRFTLLEKGIVWKSETYVQNIEPRKVISSSKAYDFDVVCDCRGLGARDLHPDLRGVRGELIYLHAPEVGIIRPIRLIHPRYCIYIAPRQNSIYVIGASEIESEELSPISVRTTLELLSAAYSIHPGFAEARVISSSVNCRPAFPDNLPRISYTEGLLSINGLYRHGFLLAPVLVEEAISVIEMGTNSILHPEILRGFSNDICKVQW, from the coding sequence TTGAGGTCAGTTGGTATTGTAGGAGCCGGTATTATCGGAAGGCTGCTAGCTTTAAATTTGTTACAAAACGGTTGGCATGTTACATTGTTTGACATTGATGACCAAGAAGGTAAAGCCAGCTGCAGTTACGCAGCAGCAGGTATGCTCTCTCCTCTTTTTGAGCTTGAGAAAGCAGATAGCATTATACATAGCGTGGGGGTTAAATCGATAAACCTGTGGCGTAGTATTTTACCTACATTAGGCCAATCTGTCTACTTTCAAAACAAAGGTAGTTTAATACTAGCTCATGCTCAAGATGTTAATGAACTAGCTCGCATTAAAGGCCAAATTGAGGCAAAGCTATATATTAGCCTAAAAGTTCTGACACACGATGAAATATCAAAATTAGAGCCCGCCTTATCCCATTGGTCTAGCAACGGTCTTTATTGTGATTTTGGAGGACAAATTGACAATCGTATGTTGCTCGCAGCACTTCGATTCACATTGCTAGAAAAAGGTATTGTCTGGAAAAGTGAAACTTATGTACAAAATATTGAGCCTAGAAAAGTGATATCTTCATCTAAAGCATATGATTTTGATGTAGTGTGTGACTGTCGTGGTCTTGGGGCTAGAGATTTACACCCTGATTTGCGTGGAGTAAGAGGCGAACTTATTTATTTGCATGCACCTGAAGTAGGAATTATTAGGCCAATTCGTCTAATTCATCCAAGATACTGTATTTATATCGCTCCACGCCAAAATAGCATTTATGTTATTGGTGCAAGTGAGATTGAAAGTGAGGAATTAAGTCCAATCTCAGTACGCACTACCTTAGAGCTACTTTCTGCTGCTTATAGTATTCACCCAGGATTTGCAGAGGCAAGAGTAATTAGCTCATCGGTCAATTGCCGTCCGGCATTTCCTGATAATCTACCAAGAATTTCTTATACGGAAGGTTTGCTGAGCATAAATGGCTTATATCGGCATGGCTTTTTATTAGCACCAGTATTAGTAGAAGAAGCAATATCAGTTATTGAAATGGGAACTAATTCTATTCTGCATCCAGAAATATTACGAGGATTTTCAAATGATATATGTAAAGTTCAATGGTAA
- a CDS encoding aspartate aminotransferase family protein, with protein sequence MTISTNLPVYSPISINFSYGKGAYLYDNDDKHYVDFHSGIAVSNLGHAHPRLVNTLKTQGEKLWHISNTYNIPTANNFAENLVQNSFADTVFFANSGSEAVECGLKIARAYQNGTGKKNRHRILTFHGAFHGRTFLTCAANDKHKFSELLNPYIDWCDNVEPSIESVKKAISNNIGVILIEPIQGQGGIKVMEDTFMQELRNLCDENDILLFFDCVQCGAGRTGKLFAYEHVGVKPDICALAKGIGGGFPLGVCLATEKAAQYMAVGMHGSTFGGNPLATSVGNAVLNELLSPQFLENVETRGKYLKDKLKILANEFPVIEEVRGRGLMLGIKVKTDNQKFAEELSYRGLLTVGVTSDNVVRILPPLIVTEKEIDEGVEILKQYLS encoded by the coding sequence ATGACAATTTCTACTAACTTGCCAGTTTATTCTCCTATTAGCATAAATTTTTCTTACGGGAAAGGTGCCTATTTATATGATAATGATGATAAGCATTATGTTGATTTCCACTCTGGCATAGCAGTAAGTAATCTAGGACATGCTCATCCGCGACTGGTTAACACCCTTAAAACACAAGGAGAAAAGTTGTGGCACATATCAAATACTTACAATATACCGACTGCTAATAACTTTGCAGAAAATTTGGTACAAAATAGCTTCGCTGACACTGTGTTTTTTGCAAATTCTGGGTCAGAGGCAGTAGAGTGTGGGCTAAAGATTGCTAGAGCCTATCAAAACGGAACAGGCAAAAAAAATCGCCATAGAATTTTAACGTTTCATGGTGCATTTCATGGCAGAACTTTTTTAACTTGTGCTGCGAATGATAAGCACAAGTTTTCTGAATTGTTAAATCCTTATATCGATTGGTGTGATAATGTTGAACCGAGCATTGAAAGTGTAAAGAAAGCAATTTCTAATAACATAGGTGTTATATTAATCGAACCAATACAAGGGCAGGGTGGTATCAAAGTGATGGAAGATACCTTTATGCAAGAGTTAAGAAATTTATGTGATGAGAATGACATATTACTATTTTTCGACTGTGTGCAGTGTGGAGCTGGTAGAACAGGAAAATTGTTTGCATATGAGCATGTAGGGGTTAAACCTGATATATGTGCCCTTGCGAAAGGAATAGGAGGTGGTTTTCCGCTTGGAGTTTGTCTTGCAACCGAAAAAGCTGCTCAGTACATGGCAGTTGGCATGCACGGTTCTACTTTCGGTGGCAATCCACTTGCAACTTCAGTAGGCAATGCTGTGCTCAATGAATTGCTCAGCCCTCAATTTTTAGAAAATGTTGAAACTAGAGGTAAATATTTAAAAGATAAACTAAAAATCTTAGCAAATGAATTTCCAGTAATAGAGGAGGTAAGAGGAAGAGGATTGATGCTTGGAATAAAAGTTAAAACAGATAATCAAAAATTTGCAGAAGAGCTGAGCTACCGTGGCTTGCTTACTGTTGGAGTAACCTCAGACAATGTTGTAAGAATTTTACCTCCACTAATTGTTACTGAGAAGGAAATTGATGAAGGCGTTGAAATCCTTAAGCAGTATTTATCTTGA
- the rpmB gene encoding 50S ribosomal protein L28 yields MSRVCDLTNRKKSFGNKVSHSNRKTKRTFLLNLHKVTLTSDILNQKFRFRIATRTLRTIDYKGGLDDFLLNTRTANLSEKAQKIKKQLKKVLVKQEVELAVSDA; encoded by the coding sequence GTGAGTAGAGTTTGCGACTTAACAAACAGGAAAAAATCTTTTGGTAATAAGGTATCACACTCAAACCGTAAGACGAAACGTACTTTTCTTTTGAATTTACATAAAGTTACGTTAACAAGTGATATATTAAATCAAAAATTTAGATTTCGCATAGCAACAAGAACTTTAAGAACTATAGATTACAAAGGCGGCCTTGATGATTTTTTACTCAATACAAGAACAGCTAATCTAAGTGAAAAAGCACAGAAAATAAAAAAGCAATTAAAGAAAGTTTTAGTAAAGCAGGAAGTAGAGTTAGCCGTTTCAGATGCATAG
- the lipA gene encoding lipoyl synthase yields the protein MHSKPQWLRAKAPAGEIFNETLNIVKLHNLHTVCEEAACPNIGECWNKRHATVMILGSVCTRACAFCNVATGIPDKLDPHEPENLAKAIKKLNLKHVVITSVDRDDLPDGGANQFIQCIEEIRKTSPEMTVEILTPDFLNKKGAFEAIAVAAPDVYNHNIETVPRLYAKIRPRARYFHSLYLLKMVKQINPKLFTKSGLMVGLGETKEEVLQVMDDLRSAEVDFITIGQYLQPTPKHAKIDRYVTPEEFEHYKYVAYSKGFLMVASSPLTRSSYHAEEDFKKLKASR from the coding sequence ATGCATAGCAAGCCTCAGTGGCTCAGAGCGAAAGCTCCAGCTGGTGAAATATTCAACGAGACTTTAAATATTGTCAAGCTACATAACTTGCATACGGTGTGTGAAGAGGCTGCATGCCCAAACATTGGTGAGTGCTGGAATAAACGCCATGCTACTGTAATGATACTCGGTTCTGTTTGCACTCGTGCTTGTGCATTTTGCAATGTTGCAACTGGCATTCCTGATAAACTGGACCCTCATGAGCCAGAAAATTTAGCCAAAGCAATAAAAAAGCTAAATTTAAAGCACGTGGTGATTACTTCTGTTGATCGTGATGATCTACCAGATGGTGGTGCAAACCAATTTATACAATGCATAGAAGAAATTAGAAAGACGAGTCCTGAAATGACAGTAGAAATTTTAACTCCTGATTTTCTCAATAAAAAAGGAGCTTTTGAAGCAATTGCTGTTGCTGCACCAGATGTTTATAACCATAATATTGAAACAGTGCCGAGATTATATGCAAAAATCAGGCCGCGAGCGCGTTATTTTCATTCGTTGTACCTACTAAAAATGGTGAAGCAAATTAATCCTAAACTTTTTACAAAGTCAGGGCTTATGGTTGGTCTTGGGGAAACAAAGGAAGAAGTGTTGCAGGTTATGGATGATTTACGTAGCGCTGAGGTTGATTTTATTACAATTGGCCAGTATCTGCAGCCAACACCAAAGCATGCAAAAATTGACAGGTATGTAACACCAGAGGAATTTGAGCATTACAAGTACGTTGCTTACTCAAAGGGATTTTTAATGGTTGCATCAAGTCCACTTACCAGATCTTCATATCATGCTGAAGAAGATTTTAAGAAGCTGAAGGCTTCCCGTTAA